A genome region from Hevea brasiliensis isolate MT/VB/25A 57/8 chromosome 7, ASM3005281v1, whole genome shotgun sequence includes the following:
- the LOC110643431 gene encoding MADS-box protein EJ2, translating into MGRAKIELKKIEKSGYRNIAFSKRKNGLVNKAYELSTLCDIEIALVTFSPAGKLFIYDAKKRWEQVLKQYFDLPAPKLGRLRNQELVGRFIDQLILEANDYHQREQIHQSIGLLGLQVLQSEVRKCTSELEKVEKEISYFLGIPSSLDTRSEAEHEQMLEETLLKVQIRKQILEAIHNIKLPAPENAFYPMDINPSSFMVGNSSYNPERSPLIDPAALVVEVAGNSSYNAYNTPQIDPTALLMDAATSSIYSAFRPPLINPSSPLMMDFTGYTGFQPFSNPPQALPGVRQLSPTYIDGYNFSFPYIQSNELNMLPYMAQSHQSGQYANFNLPSRMNTTEKGTATEGAPQGEEENSAMGFYTAHSYPGHGNPSQF; encoded by the exons ATGGGAAGAGCAAAAATAGAGCTgaagaaaatagaaaaatcaGGTTATAGGAATATTGCATTTTCCAAAAGAAAAAATGGGCTTGTCAACAAAGCTTATGAACTTTCAACTTTATGTGACATTGAAATTGCTCTCGTCACCTTTTCTCCTGCTGGGAAACTCTTCATCTATGATGCCAAAAAAAG GTGGGAACAAGTTCTTAAACAATACTTTGATCTTCCTGCACCAAAACTTGGACG GCTGCGTAATCAAGAG TTGGTTGGACGTTTTATTGATCAACTGATTCTTGAAGCAAATGACTACCATCAA AGAGAGCAAATTCATCAATCAATTGGTCTCCTTGGATTACAGGTACTTCAAAGTGAAGTTCGTAAATGCACTTCTGAATTGGAAAAAGTTGAGAAAGAAATAAG CTACTTTTTAGGAATTCCAAGTAGCCTAGACACAAGGAGTGAAGCTGAACATGAGCAGATGTTAGAAGAGACTTTGTTGAAAGTCCAAATTCGCAAG CAAATTTTAGAAGCAATCCACAACATTAAATTACCAGCACCAGAG AATGCATTTTATCCAATGGATATAAATCCCAGCAGCTTCATGGTAGGAAATTCAAGCTATAACCCAGAAAGGTCTCCACTGATTGATCCTGCAGCTTTGGTTGTGGAAGTTGCTGGAAATTCAAGCTATAACGCATACAATACTCCGCAGATTGATCCCACTGCCCTGTTAATGGATGCTGCTACAAGTTCAATCTATAGTGCATTTAGGCCTCCACTGATTAATCCCTCATCGCCCCTGATGATGGATTTTACAGGCTACACTGGATTCCAACCTTTCAG CAATCCACCACAAGCTTTGCCTGGAGTCCGACAGCTCTCACCGACATATATTGATGGATATAATTTCTCTTTTCCATATATCCAGAGTAATGAGCTTAATATGTTACCCTATATGGCCCAGTCTCATCAGTCAGGACAGTATGCTAATTTCAACCTACCATCAAGAATGAATACTACCGAAAAG ggAACTGCTACAGAGGGAGCACCACAAGGTGAAGAAGAGAATTCAGCTATGGGTTTCTACACTGCTCATTCATACCCTGGCCATGGCAACCCTTCTCAATTCTGA
- the LOC110643424 gene encoding E3 ubiquitin-protein ligase APD4 has translation MVDSICIFGSFICLHCSFSSDEVGSATETNPLRQGKAMAFTYGTCNIDLESGCCNASSGDNNSSSSKKASAELYDAKLCVICYDEERNCFFVPCGHCATCYICARRILNEENKVCPVCRRFIGKVRKLFA, from the exons ATGGTGGACAGCATTTGTATTTTTGGCTCGTTTATCTGCTTACATTGCAGTTTTAG CTCGGATGAAGTAGGATCAGCTACCGAGACTAACCCTTTACGACAAGGAAAGGCAATGGCATTTACCTATGGAACATGCAATATAGATTTAGAATCAGGATGTTGCAATGCTAGTAGTGGTGATAATAACAGTAGTAGCAGCAAAAAAGCCTCGGCGGAATTATATGATGCCAAACTATGCGTAATCTGCTATGATGAGGAACGTAATTGTTTCTTTGTTCCTTGTGGTCATTGTGCTACCTGCTATATTTGTGCTCGAAG GATTTTAAACGAGGAAAACAAGGTGTGTCCAGTGTGCCGGAGATTCATTGGCAAAGTAAGGAAACTATTTGCCTAA